The Comamonas sp. lk genome contains the following window.
AGGCCTGCACCCCTCCACCACGCACCGCATTCTCAATGATCTGGCCATGGGCCGGTTTGTGGACCGCCCCGAGTCGGGCAGTTACCGCCTGGGCATGCGTTTTCTGGAACTGGGTAATCTGGTCAAGGCCCGCCTGAACGTGCGCGAAGTGGCCCTGACACCCATGCGCCAGCTGTACAAGCAGATCCAGCAGCCCATCAGCCTCTCGGTACGCCAGGGCGATGAAATTGTGTATGTGGAGCGCGCCTACAGCGAACGCTCCGGCATGCAGGTGGTGCGCGCCATTGGCGGCCATGCGCCGCTGCACCTGACCTCCAACGGCAAGCTGTTCCTGGCTGCCGATGATTCCCAGCAAGTGCGCGCCTACGCCACACGCACCGGCCTGCCCGGCAAAACCCATTTCAGCATCACCCAGCTCAACAGCCTCGAACATGAACTGGAAAAAGTGCGCCAATACGGCATTGCCCGCGATAACGAAGAGCTGGAGCTGGGCGTGCGCTGCATGGCTGCAGGCATTTATGACGACCAAAGCAAGCTGATTGCCGGCCTATCCATTTCCGCGCCGGCAGACCGCCTGGATGAAGCCTGGGCTCCCAGACTGCAAGCCACCGTACAGGAAATTTCCCTGTCACTGGGCTTTAGCGGCACCCACCCCGCCGCACAGACCGGCGGCGCTTACGCACGCCACCCCTGATCAAAGCACTCATAGCAACAAAAAAGAGCAGCCCGATGGCTGCTCTTTTTTTTTAACCAATTTACCTGCTGCACATTCCGATTGAGCCTCGCACCTACGGCGATGAAGACTGAATAGACGGCTGGCCGGCAGGACCACAATGCATTCAATGCGGGGGCGCTCCAGATGCGCGGCATTCCGGTGAATCATTGGCGTGCTTGAGGTAGGCAATCAGGTCGCTGCGCTCCTTGGAATCCGGGATTCCGTCGTAAGTCATCGTTGTGCCTGGAAGCACCTTCATGGGCTGGGCCAGAAAGCGGTCCAGTGTTTTTTCATCCCAGGTAAGACCGGAGTTTTTCATGGCAGCTGAGTAAGCAAAGCCGGGCACCGTACCCGCGCGCCTACCCAACAGGCCACAATGGTGTGGACCCACCCGGTCGTAAGCCAGCGCATGGCAGGCTGCGCAACGGGCGTAGACCTGCTCGCCCGACAGCTTATCTTGGGCTGCATGCGCTATCACGGCGAAGGACAGCACACCTAACAAGCACCACGGTGTGACGCTCATGATACGAACGCCACAGGGACCGGCACTTCGCCCACCGCTTGGCGCAGCACGGCCCAGTGCATGGCCTCATCACCCAGAATACTGGCGGCAGCCTTGGACAGCTCTCGATTGCCGAATAAAGGGATAGCTCCCAGATAAGCACTGACAGCCCCCTGCTCCAGACGCGCGGCAAAGCGCAGCACATCCTCCTGCGATTTCAGCTGGTTCACCGGGAAGTTGTAAGCAGTTTTCGGGAGGACCGGTTTCCCACCCAATTTTTCAATCGTCTTTGCCAACAACTTGGCATGCGCTTTGTGATGGCCTTGAAAAGTCACAGCCAGATCCAGCACCGGTGCTTGCAGCAGCTTGCTCTCAGCTCCCAGCTGATAAGCAGCGATGGCCTCCAGTTCAGCGCCCAGAGCAGTATTCAGGATTTGCGTGTCCTGTGTTTTCCCATCGCCGGACTTGGCCGCCAGAGCCTCACGGCCAGCCAATAGTGCAACAGCCGCCCCGGAAAGCAGCAGCCCAGACTGGCCAAGAAAGAGGCGACGCGCCTCTTGTGGGTGAGTGATATGTAAGAACGACATGAGGCACTCCTTCGTGGGTGACGAGGCCTGCGTTGGCCACCCGGAAATTCGGCGCCCAAGGCAAGCACTCATCCATTGGATGGATGGCCGCATCGCCATGTTCCGCCCCTGCCGGCAACAGGGGCGGCTATCAGATCATCACGGGAACGCTTGGCGTGAGTACACCATCCAATGGTCATAGGAGGCGTACATGCCGCACACCCCACCTTCGAGCCACCGCCCTGCGACTGCCGATGCGTCAGATTTGGAGCTGACTTTTCGGGCGATCAGTGGTGACGAGGTGGCCTTCGAGGCCATCATGCGGCGCCACAATCGCCTGCTGTTTCGCACTGCGCGAGCCATTTTGAAAAGTGATATGGATGCCGAAGATGCAGTGCAGCAGGCGTATTTGCAGGCTTGGCAGGCTTTAGGTGATTTCAGGGCAGATGCCAAGTTGTCGACATGGCTGGTGCGCATTGTGGTCAACGAAGCGTTAGGACAGCTGAGACGCCGTCAGCTGAAGATCGTGCCGCTGGAGTCCGCACTGGCATCGACGGAAGCCATGGATTCCGACTGGCAGCAAGACGATATGGAGCGCAGCCCCGACCGCGCAGCCATGCGTTCGGAGTTGCGTCAGATCATGGAAGCACGCATTGACATGCTGCCCACCGACTTCCGCCGGGTTTTCATGTTGCGCGGCGTGGAAGAGATGAGCGTGGAGGAGGTATCGCAGATACTGGAAATCCCAGAAGCCACAGTGCGCACACGCTTTTTTCGCGCTCGCAGCATGCTCCGTGAAGGACTCTCACAAGACCTGGACATGGCCCTCAGTGATGCATTCACCTTCGATGGAGAGCGCTGCAATCGCATCGTGTCACTGGTTCTGGCGCACCTATCGCCGCGCTAGGCATGCCCGCTTGCAATGTCTTCGCAAAAGGCAATCAAGACGGCCTGCACCGGCACCCATCACTCGCCATTTTTTGGATTATTTTTGCCTATAGCCCTTATCAGAGAAGCGCAGAAAGCTACAAAATCAATAGTATTTAAGCGAAAAAACGCCACCCGAAGGTGGCGTTTGGGTATTTGGAAGATGTGTCAATCAACCTTTGACACGCCCCAGCATGGCGGTGCTGGTGCTGCCGCCATTGCTCTCGACCCAATGGCGCACCCGCTCGGCATCGGCCAGACGGCTGAATTTTCCGGCTGAATCCAGGAACACCATGATGAGCTTGCGGCCGGCCACATGCGCTTGCATGACCAGGCAACGACCGGCCTCGGAGATATAACCCGTTTTTTGCAGACCGATATCCCAGTGATCGCTCTTGACCAGACGGTTGG
Protein-coding sequences here:
- a CDS encoding ferritin-like domain-containing protein, which produces MSFLHITHPQEARRLFLGQSGLLLSGAAVALLAGREALAAKSGDGKTQDTQILNTALGAELEAIAAYQLGAESKLLQAPVLDLAVTFQGHHKAHAKLLAKTIEKLGGKPVLPKTAYNFPVNQLKSQEDVLRFAARLEQGAVSAYLGAIPLFGNRELSKAAASILGDEAMHWAVLRQAVGEVPVPVAFVS
- a CDS encoding IclR family transcriptional regulator, which translates into the protein MKKEDLSTSAKPSVQVLERMFTLIDVLASREEAVSLKEISERTGLHPSTTHRILNDLAMGRFVDRPESGSYRLGMRFLELGNLVKARLNVREVALTPMRQLYKQIQQPISLSVRQGDEIVYVERAYSERSGMQVVRAIGGHAPLHLTSNGKLFLAADDSQQVRAYATRTGLPGKTHFSITQLNSLEHELEKVRQYGIARDNEELELGVRCMAAGIYDDQSKLIAGLSISAPADRLDEAWAPRLQATVQEISLSLGFSGTHPAAQTGGAYARHP
- a CDS encoding RNA polymerase sigma factor; its protein translation is MPHTPPSSHRPATADASDLELTFRAISGDEVAFEAIMRRHNRLLFRTARAILKSDMDAEDAVQQAYLQAWQALGDFRADAKLSTWLVRIVVNEALGQLRRRQLKIVPLESALASTEAMDSDWQQDDMERSPDRAAMRSELRQIMEARIDMLPTDFRRVFMLRGVEEMSVEEVSQILEIPEATVRTRFFRARSMLREGLSQDLDMALSDAFTFDGERCNRIVSLVLAHLSPR
- a CDS encoding cytochrome c family protein codes for the protein MSVTPWCLLGVLSFAVIAHAAQDKLSGEQVYARCAACHALAYDRVGPHHCGLLGRRAGTVPGFAYSAAMKNSGLTWDEKTLDRFLAQPMKVLPGTTMTYDGIPDSKERSDLIAYLKHANDSPECRASGAPPH